The Lampris incognitus isolate fLamInc1 chromosome 7, fLamInc1.hap2, whole genome shotgun sequence genome window below encodes:
- the sgpp2 gene encoding sphingosine-1-phosphate phosphatase 2 — MLEILSYLHDSELVARFQRRCGLVLLTEAAQNGEARGLTPGDKSNGGLKQRRQDNNSNYKYKRNGCAERGSRGKSCGRHQYEVRNWLLYFLFLLSAGLGHEVFYITCLPCVHWNLDPFLCRRLVNMWTLVMYVGQVMKDLLKLPRPLSPPVVKLETRVDVEYGLPSTHAMAAVAISFSLLLSATSRLQFQFEVGLLIAVLLSSLVCLSRLYTGMHSVLDVICGVLISAVLIVLTYPYWETFDSFQLTSPMSPVVGLVLPLFLSYTYPRLDHYSTTRGDTTTILGVGAGCSVGYWVSEQLGQTLEPQGELPVPIPALTAEAVVMGTARSLVGVVLLVGTRQIAKMVSLGVLYSLYKIPQCDKSAKGRREIEVPYKFFTYTSVGLVHSILVNRVLTLLGLL, encoded by the exons ATGTTAGAGATTTTGTCCTATCTACACGATTCGGAGCTTGTGGCCCGGTTTCAGAGACGATGTGGACTTGTCTTACTTACCGAGGCTGCGCAGAACGGAGAGGCGCGCGGTTTGACCCCTGGCGACAAATCAAATGGAGGGCTGAAGCAGAGACGTCAGGACAACAACTCCAACTACAAGTACAAGCGAAATGGATGCGCCGAGCGTGGAAGTCGTGGCAAG AGCTGTGGAAGGCATCAATATGAGGTCAGGAACTGGCTGCTGTACTTCCTCTTCCTGCTCTCAGCTGGCCTCGGTCATGAAGTTTTCTACATCACCTGTTTGCCCTGCGTCCACTGGAACCTGGACCCCTTCCTCTGCAGACGCCTCGTCAACATGTGGACT CTGGTGATGTATGTAGGCCAGGTGATGAAGGATCTGCTCAAGCTGCCTCGTCCTCTGTCGCCCCCGGTGGTGAAGCTGGAGACACGTGTTGATGTGGAGTACGGCCTTCCCTCCACCCATGCCATGGCCGCTGTTGccatctctttctccctcctgCTCAGTGCCACCTCCAGGCTGCAG TTCCAGTTTGAGGTGGGTCTCCTGATTGCGGTGTTGCTTTCTTCTCTGGTGTGCCTGAGTCGTCTATATACGGGCATGCACTCAGTTCTG GATGTGATATGTGGTGTTTTGATCTCGGCTGTCCTGATAGTCCTCACCTACCCGTATTGGGAGACATTTGACTCCTTTCAGCTCACCAGTCCCATGTCCCCTGTTGTGGGATTGGTACTGCCCCTTTTCCTGAGTTACACATACCCCAGGCTGGACCACTACAGCACCACACGGGGGGATACCACCACCATTCTAGGAGTGGGGGCCGGATGCTCCGTTGGATACTGGGTCAGTGAGCAGCTCGGGCAGACTTTGGAGCCACAAGGGGAGCTACCTGTACCCATACCTGCACTAACCGCTGAAGCAGTGGTGATGGGCACGGCCCGTTCCCTGGTGGGGGTGGTGCTATTAGTGGGAACTCGACAGATAGCGAAGATGGTGAGTTTGGGGGTGTTATATTCTCTGTACAAAATACCACAATGCGACAAAAGTGCTAAGGGAAGGAGAGAGATTGAAGTGCCCTACAAGTTTTTCACCTACACATCTGTTGGCCTTGTCCATTCTATACTGGTCAATAGAGTCTTGACTCTTTTGGGGCTGCTATGA
- the LOC130116169 gene encoding E3 ubiquitin-protein ligase rnf152-B, whose amino-acid sequence MAKYDMAEVDLAPNGAEPPGEAATSFPYEEYECKICYNYFDLDRRAPKILECLHTFCEECLNTLHLREERPWRISCPVCRHRTPVPDYRIQNLPNNTKVTEDFPLYIDSDPLPQDALPPYPPPLHPALIALRREEASGASTTSQATPSTTVSTATTLSQDSVRYDSCQSCKRVALTTGCVCVIFSFLSMLVLLFMGLIFVHSHSSPPSPAGPICLSVASILAMFSVVVTWLICWLKYRPDHEAGHSSATNNSRRNA is encoded by the coding sequence ATGGCGAAATATGACATGGCAGAGGTAGATTTGGCACCGAACGGAGCGGAGCCTCCCGGCGAGGCCGCCACGTCTTTCCCTTACGAGGAGTACGAGTGCAAAATCTGCTACAATTATTTCGACCTTGACCGTCGTGCGCCTAAGATTTTGGAGTGCTTGCACACGTTTTGCGAGGAGTGTCTGAACACGCTCCATCTACGCGAGGAGCGCCCCTGGCGCATCAGCTGCCCCGTCTGCCGCCACCGGACGCCCGTGCCGGACTACCGGATCCAGAACCTGCCCAACAACACCAAGGTGACGGAGGACTTCCCGCTCTACATCGACTCAGACCCTCTGCCTCAGGACGCCCTGCCGCCGTACCCGCCCCCGCTGCACCCGGCTCTCATCGCCCTCCGACGGGAGGAGGCTTCGGGGGCGTCCACCACCAGTCAGGCGACCCCCTCCACCACCGTGTCCACGGCCACGACCCTGTCCCAGGACTCCGTGCGCTACGACAGCTGCCAGAGCTGCAAGCGGGTCGCGCTGACCACCGGCTGCGTGTGCGTAATCTTCTCGTTTCTGTCCATGCTGGTGCTGCTGTTCATGGGCCTGATCTTCGTGCACAGCCACAGCAGTCCTCCCTCGCCGGCGGGACCCATCTGCCTGTCGGTAGCCAGCATCCTCGCAATGTTTTCGGTGGTCGTCACGTGGTTGATTTGCTGGCTCAAATACAGACCGGACCACGAAGCGGGCCACTCGTCCGCCACCAATAACTCTCGGAGAAACGCCTGA